A DNA window from Maribellus comscasis contains the following coding sequences:
- a CDS encoding LamG-like jellyroll fold domain-containing protein, with the protein MKTRTLHVIFGLVFHFCASAQYIDWSNSDPRYIGNGNEIPSKTYADQPYVIVCDDGSWLCILTTSSGIEHAYMNNIIATRSYDKGRTWTEPVNVEPPGVPQSSWAVPLKVPSGRVYVFYNYNKYGFEGIEGVMSGPFMFKYSDNNGKSWSENRFEVPIKITQIDKENYTHGEHQFFWSIDKPVVTDKAAYIAFTKILRKESDQPEFFKRSEGFILKSNNILYENDPGKIRWETFPEGDTGIWNPEFGKVQSEHNMVVLNNGDLYVVYRTIDGSPAYSISSDDGKTFSKPQYMTYKKGQRIGNPRACPKIFKTEDGKYLFWFHNNFRKNSYNGRNPVWISGGTEERGNIMWSQPEIVLYDNDPAVLGMSYPDFIEENGRLWITETQKNAARVHEINTDIIEGMWNQGKVTDLTVDGLIMNSDVQMLSQKKINFPQLPDLSFGGSFTIEFWMTVTNFSAGQQLFSTIGPKHKGIKVSLQKNNTIEIELNDGEIREADLRENTIFTSDKNRIAENELHHIVFIIDGAAKIATVLVDGILSDGDNVERDYGWGRIYPYLKGLNDTNICILNRNFDGTIHLMKVYNRALRTSEAISNYNAGLKAN; encoded by the coding sequence ATGAAGACTAGAACCTTACATGTTATTTTCGGACTTGTTTTCCATTTTTGTGCATCTGCACAATATATTGACTGGTCTAATTCAGATCCCCGCTATATTGGAAATGGAAACGAAATCCCGAGCAAAACTTATGCTGACCAACCCTATGTCATTGTATGTGATGACGGCAGTTGGCTTTGCATCTTAACAACCTCTTCAGGAATTGAACATGCTTACATGAATAATATTATAGCAACCAGAAGTTATGATAAGGGCAGAACGTGGACAGAACCTGTAAATGTTGAACCTCCTGGTGTGCCACAGTCATCATGGGCTGTTCCGTTAAAAGTTCCAAGTGGCCGTGTTTATGTTTTTTATAATTACAATAAATATGGTTTTGAAGGAATAGAAGGGGTTATGAGTGGCCCTTTTATGTTTAAATACTCTGACAATAACGGTAAAAGCTGGTCGGAAAACAGATTCGAGGTTCCTATCAAAATAACTCAGATTGATAAGGAAAATTACACACATGGGGAACATCAATTTTTTTGGAGCATCGATAAACCTGTTGTTACAGATAAGGCAGCATATATAGCATTTACAAAAATACTTAGGAAAGAATCTGATCAACCTGAATTTTTTAAAAGGAGCGAAGGCTTTATTTTGAAAAGTAACAATATCCTTTATGAAAATGATCCAGGTAAGATTCGATGGGAAACTTTCCCTGAAGGAGATACCGGCATATGGAATCCGGAATTTGGTAAAGTACAGTCAGAGCATAATATGGTTGTTCTAAATAATGGTGATTTGTATGTGGTTTACAGAACCATTGATGGTTCTCCGGCATATTCGATAAGTTCAGATGATGGAAAAACATTTTCCAAACCACAATATATGACATATAAAAAAGGACAGCGCATTGGAAACCCTCGTGCATGCCCTAAAATATTTAAAACTGAGGACGGGAAATACCTGTTTTGGTTTCATAATAATTTTAGAAAAAATTCATACAATGGACGAAATCCCGTATGGATTTCAGGGGGAACAGAAGAAAGGGGAAATATAATGTGGTCTCAACCTGAGATAGTTTTATATGATAATGATCCTGCCGTTTTGGGAATGAGCTATCCTGATTTTATTGAAGAGAATGGGCGGTTATGGATTACAGAAACACAAAAAAATGCAGCCAGAGTTCACGAGATAAATACTGATATAATTGAGGGGATGTGGAATCAGGGAAAAGTAACTGATTTGACCGTTGATGGTTTGATTATGAATTCAGATGTGCAAATGTTGTCGCAGAAGAAAATAAACTTTCCTCAATTACCGGATTTGTCTTTTGGTGGCAGTTTTACAATAGAATTTTGGATGACTGTCACAAATTTTTCTGCGGGACAGCAATTGTTTAGTACAATCGGTCCCAAACACAAAGGTATAAAGGTTTCATTACAAAAAAATAACACGATTGAGATTGAGTTAAATGATGGAGAAATAAGAGAAGCAGATCTTCGCGAAAACACAATCTTTACTTCCGATAAAAACAGAATTGCAGAAAATGAATTACACCATATCGTATTTATTATTGACGGAGCTGCAAAAATTGCCACCGTTTTGGTGGATGGAATACTTAGCGATGGCGATAATGTCGAAAGAGATTACGGTTGGGGACGGATTTATCCCTATTTAAAGGGACTTAACGATACTAATATTTGCATTCTTAATAGAAATTTTGATGGAACAATTCATCTTATGAAAGTATATAACCGTGCATTAAGAACTTCTGAAGCAATTTCCAATTATAATGCCGGTCTTAAAGCAAATTAA
- a CDS encoding RagB/SusD family nutrient uptake outer membrane protein: MKKRIANIKQSSIFLLLIAIFLATSCGEEFLYKKPTGVVSLEDFNTKEGVDLLLTASYTLVKGAAIKSGWPREAYSASPTNWVWDCASDDAYKGSTLSDLAEGGEIERFVAMPSNPHIVNKWVVLYDGVSRANDCINAILKADDMTDSEKDLAMGQAKFLRGFYHFRLQRMHFQVPFISNEEIEIEKVPNDHPIWSEIEQDLDDAILLLPESFSGEPGRATKYAAMALKAYVQLHQEKYSDAKTLLDQIITSDKYSLADHYFDNFDYEHQNNQESIFEIQRAVNDGTAQGFNGTPDIWTTNPPPTAGLGVCCGMYQPSIDLVNAYKVDENGLPLLGFSGPKFDDTNLKNDMGLASTDEFVPPDDLVDPRLDWTVARRGIPFMDWGICTGWARDPANGGPFELKKRMYPKALVGIASHAAFARSTALNTRLIRYAHVLLWRAECAVEDNDLELAKNLVNQVRGRSANDFVMGKCTSYVFPNAPSSEGAEVDWDQPAANYLLGQYESFPSQEYAREAVHMEIRLETAMEGNRFFDLRRWGKLDEVIPSYITKDSEFRSFMQGAVFNLEKNDYWPLPESELDIQVGVLQQDPAW; this comes from the coding sequence ATGAAAAAGAGAATAGCAAACATAAAACAAAGTAGTATATTTCTACTTTTGATAGCAATATTTTTAGCAACTTCATGTGGTGAAGAGTTTCTATATAAGAAACCAACAGGTGTGGTTTCTTTGGAGGATTTCAATACAAAAGAAGGAGTAGATCTGCTCTTAACAGCAAGTTATACATTGGTGAAAGGCGCCGCAATAAAATCGGGATGGCCTAGGGAAGCATACTCTGCCTCGCCTACGAATTGGGTTTGGGATTGTGCTTCCGATGACGCTTATAAAGGATCTACCTTATCTGATCTTGCAGAAGGAGGTGAAATAGAACGTTTTGTTGCGATGCCAAGTAATCCCCATATTGTTAATAAATGGGTAGTTTTATATGACGGAGTTTCTCGGGCCAATGATTGTATAAATGCAATTCTAAAGGCAGATGATATGACTGACTCTGAAAAAGACTTAGCCATGGGGCAGGCAAAATTTTTAAGAGGATTTTATCATTTCAGGTTGCAAAGAATGCATTTCCAGGTACCATTTATTTCAAATGAAGAAATAGAAATTGAAAAAGTTCCTAATGATCACCCGATTTGGTCTGAAATTGAACAGGACTTGGATGATGCAATCTTATTGTTGCCGGAAAGTTTTTCTGGAGAACCAGGAAGAGCTACAAAATATGCGGCTATGGCATTAAAAGCTTATGTTCAACTGCATCAGGAGAAATACAGTGATGCAAAAACACTTCTGGATCAGATAATAACCAGTGATAAGTATAGTTTGGCTGACCACTACTTCGACAACTTTGATTATGAACATCAAAATAATCAGGAATCTATTTTTGAAATTCAAAGAGCCGTTAACGATGGAACCGCTCAAGGATTCAATGGTACTCCTGATATTTGGACAACAAATCCGCCTCCAACTGCTGGGCTAGGTGTTTGTTGCGGGATGTATCAGCCATCAATAGATCTTGTAAATGCCTATAAAGTAGATGAGAATGGATTACCGCTTTTAGGTTTTAGTGGGCCAAAATTTGATGATACAAATTTGAAAAATGATATGGGACTTGCTTCTACTGATGAGTTTGTACCGCCAGATGATTTAGTAGATCCTCGTTTAGATTGGACTGTTGCAAGACGTGGCATTCCGTTTATGGATTGGGGAATTTGTACAGGTTGGGCCCGCGACCCTGCTAATGGAGGGCCATTCGAACTCAAAAAGAGAATGTATCCGAAAGCTTTAGTTGGAATTGCATCGCACGCAGCTTTTGCCCGTTCAACGGCTTTAAACACAAGGTTAATACGATATGCGCACGTTTTATTGTGGAGAGCAGAATGTGCAGTTGAAGATAACGATCTCGAATTGGCTAAAAACTTGGTGAACCAAGTTAGAGGAAGGTCGGCTAATGATTTTGTTATGGGAAAATGTACTTCCTATGTTTTTCCAAATGCTCCTTCCTCAGAAGGAGCTGAGGTAGATTGGGATCAACCTGCTGCAAATTATTTGTTAGGGCAATATGAAAGCTTTCCAAGTCAGGAGTATGCCAGGGAAGCTGTGCATATGGAAATTCGTTTGGAAACCGCTATGGAAGGAAACCGGTTTTTTGACCTTCGTCGCTGGGGAAAACTGGATGAAGTAATTCCATCATATATAACCAAAGACTCAGAATTCAGGTCTTTTATGCAAGGTGCAGTATTTAATCTTGAAAAAAATGATTACTGGCCTTTACCGGAAAGTGAGCTTGATATTCAGGTAGGTGTATTACAACAAGACCCTGCTTGGTAG